DNA from Rhinatrema bivittatum chromosome 1, aRhiBiv1.1, whole genome shotgun sequence:
tttaaaaaaaaaatttttaaaactttgttaTAGAGTATGTTAAACTAATCTTTAACAATTATTTGAATATAATTTTGGaatcatattttttaaataatgacaGATCAAAAGAAGGATGGAATTATGGGTGAATTTAATAACTTTTAGTGCCATTATCAGGTACTTATATCAATCATATAATGTTGTTTTTGTTAATACATTTCCTAGATTTTATGAGTGGAGAACCTTTCTTCCCATACAATAAGGATTTCAATGATCTTTAAGGTGCAAAGCCAGGCCAATGTATTACCTAAACTTGAAAGTTGAAGACATCTGATACTCTGAGCTAGGTGAAAGAGTAAGGATGGAATTTAGGACCCTTCCAATACTCTGCAAGTGTGAGATTCAAATCAGATCAAGATTGAATTAACATCTCCATTTTGCTATTATTTTGAGGCAGGAGTCAGTGAAGAAGTAAATTGAATTCTTATGTTGTGAATTTGTATACTGTCTCTTTGGTCAGTGTTTACTTTCTGGAAGAAGATATTGCACTCTGAAGGACTCTTCTCAGTGCCATCTTCACATCCCTGTTCCTCAGGCTGTAGATGAATGGGTTAAGCATGGGAGATACCACATTGTACACCACACTAGTGATCATGTCCTTTTCCAAGGAATAGCTGGAAGAAGGTCGGAAATACATGAAAATAAGTGTCCCATAGAAAAGCATCACCACAGTGAGGTGAGAGGAGCACGTCGAAAAAGTCTTCCACCTTCCACCAGTGGATTGGATTTTTATGATGGTAGTGATGATGCGGACATATGAGATCAGGGTGATCAGGAAGGGCACTATTGCAATCAGTGAGCCTTCTGTAAATATCACCAGCTCATTGATGGAGGTGTCTGTACAGGAGAGATGTAGCAGAGGTGTGATGTCACAGTAGAAATGTTGGATCTTGTTGGAGTTGCAGAAGGAGAGTTGATATACCAAAAGTGTGTTTAACAAGGCATTTAGAAAGCTGATGATGAAAGATATAGCAGACAAGCTTAGACACACATTCTTGTTCATTATTGTGATATAATGCAGTGGATTACAGATGGCAACATAACGGTCATATGCCATTATAGACAGAAGCACACATTCTGTGGTAGCAAATATTGTAAAGAAATAAAACTGGGCGAtacagtgagagaaagagatggtCTTCTTGTCAGATATGAGGTTGCTTAACAATTTGGGGACAGTGACAGAGCTGAAACACATGTCCACAAAGGATAAGTTACagaggaagaaatacatgggggtaTGGAGCTGGGAGTTCCCACTAATCACTGAGATTATGGTGCCATTCCCCATCAGGTTCATCAGGTACATGGCCAAGAAAATGGCAAAGAGGGGACCTCTCAGCTCTGCATGTTccgtgaggcccaggagaagaaaTTCCATCACTCCAGTCTGATTCTTCTGTTCCATTTCCATCCCCTTGCTACAGAAATCAAAGAAAGCATTAAACTAAGGAAATTGTGACAGAAGTTATGATATGAAGAGTCATCTTCTCAAGGTCAAGTATGATAAAAATCTACAAGTTAATACCTCAGTTTCAGACCACCCATAACAAGAacataaataatttgaaaaaaaagtttctggAAATAAAAGGAAATTGAAGAAAACTGAAGCTTTTACCTTTTATCATTTCctaataaaatatttgaattaaTGAGAATGATAACTAAGAACACAATGATATACACTTCTACCAACTATGTATATAAAGAACAATTTTCAGTATGATTGAGCTGGTTTACTAAAATATTATAAGGTAAACAAATGCATGTATATCCTCTGAAAACTCAGTGAACAATGACTAACAAATCAGAGGTCTTAATGCAAACTCTATGCCAAactgtacatttatttttaacagaCTCTTTTATACcaatcatttacaaaaaaaatggtTTTATAGCATCCAGTGGACCACTCCCCTATACTATTTGTACCCCTTACTTTCCATAACTAAAAATACTCTCTTATCAACCTCACTCTTGCTTTACCCTCCAAacacctcaatcaatccatacTTACATCtctcacactcattcattcatccatATATCAAACATATATCATTATGCAAGAATAATTGTAATGCTTTCAGTATACTTGTAGCACTTCAAATATAATAGTGGTGTTCTTAATATATTTGTGACACACTATATATTATTTTCTTTCCAAAAGAGTATCGTTTTTACAATGCAAATTATTTTTATATCCCTCAAGCAACATAAAATTCTCTTTTATATCTCTTAAGCAACACAATGCTGTCAAGAGGTGTTCTTTTTATCTCAATCCAGTCCaacgagagcctcgtttcacTCTCCTgtccagggcttcttcagggatatcACTTTTTAACTTTCCAACGCAATTTTCTTTTGTTGCCTAAGTTATCTTGTTAAACCAATGTACAGTGGTCCACCATGTGGTGCTATAATCAATTCAAAATCTACAATATAATGAACATTGTCATAGCTATTTGTATATAATAATACTCAATATTATAACTTGTAATATGTCTAATATGATTATCATTAACAAATAGTACTGGAGCAAACATtactaaatattagggatgtgcagagggacgccatatgttgcattttggatttgtattcgtcgggggcagatatgttgcattcggcaaggggggcccccgatacattcatgcgttaattcttatttgtttcccggctaaaattgaattaactacaagcccccaccctcctgacccc
Protein-coding regions in this window:
- the LOC115098790 gene encoding olfactory receptor 1361-like, with translation MEQKNQTGVMEFLLLGLTEHAELRGPLFAIFLAMYLMNLMGNGTIISVISGNSQLHTPMYFFLCNLSFVDMCFSSVTVPKLLSNLISDKKTISFSHCIAQFYFFTIFATTECVLLSIMAYDRYVAICNPLHYITIMNKNVCLSLSAISFIISFLNALLNTLLVYQLSFCNSNKIQHFYCDITPLLHLSCTDTSINELVIFTEGSLIAIVPFLITLISYVRIITTIIKIQSTGGRWKTFSTCSSHLTVVMLFYGTLIFMYFRPSSSYSLEKDMITSVVYNVVSPMLNPFIYSLRNRDVKMALKILFCEKQLKQNIVDWHSIPKAPQNPSSNLANGNASKQKHGKITEAADGGNGQNMKKEIQNGG